One Coffea arabica cultivar ET-39 chromosome 5e, Coffea Arabica ET-39 HiFi, whole genome shotgun sequence DNA segment encodes these proteins:
- the LOC113690093 gene encoding disease resistance RPP13-like protein 4, translated as MTLPSALAGAIAQELVKDLSTEIQDQSKYAIQFPAQFSELREQLKFMQSFVADASKLKDKQETVKMTLQELQKLIYEADDLVVDCQIREDYTETKASSFSLCLSEMAFRYKTGKKLTEINSHIKRMRENLNSYYTPIAKHSDSESKNGRKTLWSSPVFDQSEVVGLTENVATIRDWILGHNEPLLRLAIVGLGGLGKTTLAKMIYRDVNLTKRFQEKIWVSVSQPVNETEIMKSMLRQLKSDDSGSSKGDMLSRISQLLSEKTYLIVLDDVWSIEDGWWERISSGLPKTEGLNNCIIITSRIKKVVKKMGVRDAQIHRPRLLNDEESWKLFCKVALISKEDEENTKLIEEGKEIVQKCGGLPLAIKTIGGLLSSEAKCYSEWTRIHKNFHEKLTSAEGSRAGGNQHVIASLQLSYDELPPRLKQCILCFSIYPEDHEVDVDQLIRWWEGEGFVRCRSTEAATESALNCLSELISRCLVEVAERRNFDGSVYTCKVHDMVRDLTIKIAREEDFCSFDGNGKHIANAGSRRLGVTKETKFQTLRGNSKLRALLLTATDYIGFNSNIELANVKSLRVLDFSHVKLDSICMKDLWHWITSLTRLAYLSLRYVAQLSEIPNSVGKLWGLQVLILGECKDLKNLPPSIVNLPRLIILDVGNCPNLQCLPQGFSRLSKLQELYGFKIAGTGNAAGSHLGELKALTELRVLQMDITEESTINDQELEILAQLEKLKILSINAGDCEDEDILSKLNKLSPPSSIEELYLKHYVGETTPGWINPKSLRQLQYLCMEDSRINKMNQDFWGDEEHKWDVKGLCLKFCQRLEVSWEELQAVMPEIRHLEVSQCNLLVSFPCDVKSVGFWCKGEKKKDVRRRMFSVKKIESS; from the coding sequence ATGACGTTGCCAAGTGCACTAGCTGGTGCCATTGCTCAAGAACTTGTGAAAGATTTGAGTACAGAAATCCAGGATCAAAGCAAATATGCAATTCAATTTCCAGCTCAGTTCTCTGAGTTGAGAGAACAGCTGAAATTTATGCAATCATTTGTCGCTGATGCAAGCAAGCTCAAAGACAAGCAAGAAACAGTCAAGATGACCTTGCAAGAACTTCAGAAACTGATCTACGAAGCAGATGATCTGGTTGTTGATTGCCAGATTCGAGAAGACTACACGGAAACAAAGGCTAGTTCTTTCAGCCTTTGTCTTTCTGAGATGGCCTTTCGCTATAAAACAGGGAAAAAGCTAACAGAAATCAACAGCCACATTAAAAGAATGCGGGAAAATTTGAACTCTTATTACACTCCCATTGCAAAGCATTCAGATAGTGAGAGCAAAAATGGCAGAAAGACACTTTGGAGTTCCCCTGTTTTTGACCAATCTGAAGTCGTTGGGCTAACAGAAAATGTGGCAACAATAAGGGACTGGATTCTTGGTCATAATGAACCATTGCTTCGCCTTGCAATCGTGGGGCTGGGGGGTTTGGGTAAAACGACCCTAGCAAAGATGATCTATAGAGATGTGAATCTCACGAAACGCTTCCAAGAGAAAATTTGGGTCTCAGTTTCTCAACCAGTCAATGAGACCGAAATCATGAAAAGCATGCTGAGGCAACTCAAATCTGATGACAGCGGATCCTCTAAAGGTGACATGCTGAGTAGAATCAGTCAATTGCTTTCAGAAAAAACCTACCTGATTGTTCTAGATGATGTCTGGAGCATTGAAGATGGTTGGTGGGAACGGATCTCCAGTGGGCTACCCAAGACAGAGGGCCTCAACAACTGCATTATAATCACATCAAGGATCAAGAAAGTTGTCAAGAAAATGGGAGTTCGGGATGCCCAAATTCATCGACCCAGACTTCTTAATGATGAAGAGAGCTGGAAATTATTCTGCAAGGTTGCACTGATCTCtaaagaagatgaagaaaatactAAGTTAattgaagaaggaaaagagatTGTTCAAAAGTGTGGGGGCCTTCCCCTGGCAATCAAGACCATTGGTGGTTTACTCTCATCAGAAGCCAAGTGTTATAGTGAATGGACGAGGATTCACAAGAACTTCCATGAAAAGTTGACAAGTGCAGAAGGCAGTCGTGCTGGTGGTAATCAGCATGTGATTGCCTCTCTGCAGCTTAGCTATGATGAGCTCCCTCCTCGCTTAAAGCAATGCATATTGTGCTTCTCGATTTATCCAGAAGATCATGAAGTTGATGTTGACCAACTGATTCGCTGGTGGGAAGGAGAAGGATTTGTCCGTTGTAGGAGCACAGAAGCTGCGACAGAATCAGCTCTCAACTGCTTATCTGAGCTTATCAGTCGATGCCTGGTTGAAGTAGCTGAGAGAAGAAATTTCGATGGGAGTGTCTATACCTGCAAGGTGCATGACATGGTTCGAGATTTGACAATTAAAATAGCAAGAGAAGAAGATTTCTGCAGTTTCGATGGAAATGGAAAGCATATTGCTAATGCTGGCtctcgtagacttggagtcacAAAAGAGACAAAGTTCCAGACCCTCCGAGGAAACTCAAAGCTCAGGGCATTACTTTTAACCGCAACCGATTACATCGGTTTCAATAGTAATATTGAATTGGCTAACGTCAAGTCTCTCCGGGTACTGGACTTCTCACATGTCAAACTAGACAGCATTTGTATGAAAGATCTCTGGCATTGGATCACTTCCCTTACACGCCTAGCTTATTTGAGCCTCAGGTATGTTGCACAATTGTCAGAAATCCCAAACTCAGTCGGTAAACTATGGGGCCTTCAAGTTCTGATTCTGGGAGAATGTAAGGATCTCAAAAATCTTCCCCCATCAATTGTTAACCTTCCAAGATTAATTATCTTGGATGTTGGCAACTGCCCAAATCTTCAGTGTCTACCACAAGGATTTTCGAGACTTTCCAAACTCCAGGAGCTATACGGATTTAAGATAGCTGGCACTGGCAATGCTGCAGGTTCCCACCTTGGAGAGCTGAAGGCTTTGACTGAACTTCGAGTCCTGCAGATGGACATAACTGAAGAAAGCACAATCAATGATCAGGAATTGGAGATCTTAGCACAGCTAGAGAAACTAAAGATTTTGTCGATCAATGCAGGTGATTGCGAAGACGAGGACATTTTAAGCAAATTGAATAAATTGTCACCCCCTTCTTCCATTGAGGAATTGTATCTGAAGCATTATGTTGGAGAAACTACACCAGGATGGATTAATCCGAAGTCACTTCGACAACTGCAGTATCTTTGTATGGAGGACTCTAGAATAAATAAGATGAACCAAGATTTTTGGGGAGATGAAGAACATAAATGGGATGTCAAAGGGTTGTGTTTAAAGTTCTGCCAAAGGCTTGAGGTGTCATGGGAAGAATTGCAAGCAGTGATGCCTGAGATCAGACACCTGGAGGTCAGCCAATGCAACCTACTGGTCTCATTTCCTTGTGATGTTAAGTCTGTGGGGTTCTGGTGCAAGggcgaaaagaaaaaagatgtgCGTCGGAGGATGTTTTCAGTCAAGAAGATTGAAAGCAGCTAG
- the LOC113690616 gene encoding fasciclin-like arabinogalactan protein 21, with protein sequence MVNLHEDTNNNSSPLIQASKRGLSLNASKASRAHCFNVMATLLQISTELFVFPEFTIFAIQDSSISNISGHLPPWAMKQLLQCHSSPVKLPIQELFKKPEDSCFSTLLHDKIIKITKKDEEKHEIEVNDVMISHPDVFLGGPFSVHGVLGSFSSLDLREHIDQDWNFIHSPTCGNFDQSHRLNGTNEIKDFVRWPSIIQFLSANGFVQFAKGLRSVVDGVVQEYADLSSVTILAPPYFTFIALSALLLDRVVSLHVLPQRSLAIDGVEITEAEIFSSREVVIHGISRALGMEKISDTSR encoded by the exons ATGGTAAACCTGCatgaagacaccaacaacaattCATCTCCGTTGATCCAAGCCTCCAAAAGAGGCCTCTCATTGAATGCTTCCAAAGCTTCAAGAGCTCATTGTTTCAATGTCATGGCCACCCTTCTCCAAATCTCCACTGAGCTCTTTGTTTTCCCTGAATTCACCATTTTTGCAATCCAAGATTCCTCCATTTCCAATATTTCAGGCCATCTACCTCCTTGGGCAATGAAGCAACTCCTCCAGTGCCACTCTTCCCCTGTAAAGCTTCCCATACAAGAATTATTCAAGAAACCCGAAGACAGTTGCTTCAGTACTCTACTTCACGATAAGATCATCAAGATTACAAAGAAGGATGAAGAAAAGCATGAAATTGAGGTCAATGATGTGATGATTTCTCATCCTGATGTGTTTCTTGGAGGCCCCTTTTCAGTGCATGGTGTTCTCGGATCATTCTCATCATTAGACCTTCGTGAGCATATTGATCAAGATTGGAACTTTATTCACTCCCCCACTTGTGGAAATTTTGATCAGAGTCATCGTTTGAACGGTACTAATGAGATAAAGGACTTTGTTCGATGGCCAAGTATAATTCAGTTTCTCAGTGCTAACGGATTTGTCCAATTTGCGAAAGGATTGCGGTCTGTTGTTGATGGGGTTGTTCAAGAGTATGCTGATTTGAGCTCCGTCACCATCTTAGCTCCACCATATTTCACGTTCATAGCACTCTCAGCACTACTGCTAGATAGAGTTGTGAGCTTACATGTATTGCCGCAGAG ATCACTGGCAATTGATGGGGTAGAGATCACAGAAGCAGAGATTTTCTCATCCAGAGAAGTTGTGATCCACGGAATCTCTAGAGCTCTTGGTATGGAGAAGATTTCTGATACATCAAGATAG
- the LOC113690384 gene encoding xyloglucan endotransglucosylase protein 6-like, protein MASLGSISMKTRRVLLGFCCFALLSVVDLVSSSSSKFDELFQASWANDHFVYEGDEVLKMKLDYNSGAGFQSKSKYMYGKVTVQIKLVEGDSAGTVTAFYMSSDGPTHNEFDFEFLGNTTGEPYSIQTNLYINGVGNREQRLKLWFDPTTDFHAYSILWTPRKVLFLVDETPIREHSNQEDKGIPFPKDQPMGVYSSIWNADDWATQGGRVKTDWSHAPFVASYTGFEIDSCVVPATVAAADYSKQCSSSNEKKYWWDEPTIGELSIHQSHQLIWVRANHMFYDYCTDTARFPVAPLECQHHQHRH, encoded by the exons ATGGCTAGTTTGGGTTCCATTTCGATGAAAACACGTCGGGTTTTGTTGGGTTTTTGTTGCTTTGCTTTGTTGTCAGTGGTGGATTTGGTTAGctcttcatcatcaaaatttGATGAGCTTTTTCAGGCTAGTTGGGCTAATGACCATTTCGTCTATGAGGGTGATGAGGTTCTTAAGATGAAGCTGGATTACAACTCTG GTGCTGGATTCCAGTCAAAGAGCAAGTATATGTATGGAAAAGTTACAGTTCAGATCAAGCTTGTTGAGGGTGACTCTGCTGGAACTGTCACTGCTTTCTAT ATGTCATCTGATGGTCCAACCCACAATGAGTTTGATTTTGAGTTTCTTGGCAACACTACTGGTGAGCCTTATTCTATTCAGACAAATTTGTACATCAATGGTGTTGGTAACAGAGAGCAAAGACTGAAGCTCTGGTTTGATCCTACCACTGATTTCCATGCCTATTCCATCCTCTGGACCCCTCGCAAAGTCCT ATTCTTAGTAGATGAGACACCTATAAGAGAACACTCTAACCAGGAGGATAAGGGCATACCATTCCCCAAGGATCAACCTATGGGAGTCTATAGTTCCATATGGAATGCTGATGATTGGGCCACACAAGGTGGTAGGGTAAAGACTGATTGGAGCCATGCACCCTTTGTAGCTTCCTATACGGGCTTTGAGATCGATTCTTGTGTGGTTCCTGCAACAGTGGCAGCAGCAGATTATTCTAAGCAGTGTAGCAGCAGCAATGAGAAGAAGTATTGGTGGGATGAACCGACAATTGGAGAGCTTAGCATCCACCAGAGCCACCAGCTCATTTGGGTTAGGGCCAACCATATGTTTTATGATTATTGCACTGATACTGCTCGGTTCCCGGTTGCACCTCTTGAGTGCCAGCACCACCAGCACCGCCACTAG
- the LOC140007067 gene encoding fasciclin-like arabinogalactan protein 21 → MANSSCSHWWHCPFYFCMSVVLAFLAITTNLHEDAKSNSTPSIQATRRGLSLNASKALRAHGFDVMATLLQISPELFLSSPESTIFAIQDSSISNISGHLPPWAMKQLLKYHTSPVKLPMQELFKKPEGSCLSTLLHDKIIKITKNDGAKHEIEINNVLISHPDVFFEGPISVHGVLGSFSSLDLPGHIDQDWNFIQPPTCENFNQSRGFNSTNEMKNFVRWPSIIQFLSANGFVQFSIGLQSVLDGIVEDYADLNSVTIFAPPYFTFIAMPAPLLGRVVRLHVLPQRFTYRELALLPDKSPLKTLLSDENLEVTISVSKRSLAIDGVEITEADIFSSREAVIHGISRALSVEKISGTSR, encoded by the coding sequence ATGGCAAACTCTTCTTGCTCACATTGGTGGCATTGCCCTTTCTACTTTTGCATGTCTGTGGTTCTTGCGTTTCTGGCAATCACAACAAACCTGCACGAAGACGCCAAAAGCAATTCAACCCCATCAATCCAAGCCACCAGAAGAGGGCTTTCATTGAATGCTTCCAAAGCTCTAAGAGCTCATGGTTTCGATGTCATGGCCACCCTTCTCCAAATCTCCCCTGAGCTCTTTCTTTCATCCCCTGAATCGACCATTTTTGCAATCCAAGATTCCTCCATTTCCAATATTTCAGGACATCTACCTCCTTGGGCAATGAAGCAACTCCTTAAATACCACACGTCTCCTGTCAAACTTCCCATGCAAGAATTATTCAAGAAACCAGAAGGCAGTTGCTTGAGTACCCTACTTCATGATAAGATCATCAAGATTACCAAGAATGATGGAGCAAAGCATGAAATCGAGATCAATAATGTGTTGATTTCTCACCCTGATGTGTTTTTTGAAGGTCCCATTTCAGTGCATGGTGTTCTTGGATCATTCTCGTCGTTAGACCTTCCTGGTCATATTGATCAGGATTGGAACTTTATTCAGCCTCCCACTTGCGAGAATTTTAATCAGAGTCGTGGGTTCAACAGTACTAATGAGATGAAGAACTTTGTTCGATGGCCAAGTATAATCCAGTTTCTCAGTGCTAACGGATTTGTCCAATTTTCGATAGGATTGCAGTCTGTTCTTGATGGGATTGTTGAAGATTATGCTGATTTGAACTCTGTCACCATCTTTGCTCCACCATACTTCACGTTCATAGCAATGCCTGCGCCATTGCTTGGTAGAGTAGTGAGGTTACATGTTTTGCCGCAGAGGTTTACATACAGAGAATTGGCCTTATTACCTGATAAATCACCTCTCAAAACCCTGTTATCTGATGAAAATCTTGAAGTTACTATCAGCGTTTCTAAAAGATCACTGGCAATTGATGGGGTAGAGATCACAGAAGCTGACATTTTCTCATCCAGGGAAGCTGTGATCCACGGAATCTCCAGAGCTCTTAGTGTGGAGAAGATTTCTGGTACATCAAGATAG
- the LOC113690455 gene encoding disease resistance RPP13-like protein 4, whose amino-acid sequence MSAIYDNWERLVRATLRREDLLLSAQRTPSDISTVSESPSFNFSDPSHSASSFNISSSLVGDSFTYHQNLQATNYISGSNLIKHRSSNVGLKGALVSAVAQELVKELALANQDQGQYALQFPTRFRILEEELKIMQVFISEASKLKENRETVRTVLPVLRELIYEADDLVLDSKIRDDYRKMKGASGFFLYLSEIYFRYQTGKKLTEINTRIKRTRDNLKSYYTPSQRPSSQNGNDTVRRWTAPVINQSEVVGLKEDAAKVRGWILGQNEPLLHLAIVGLGGLGKTTLAKMIYRDVNLKRRFQEKIWVSFSQPVKEDEIMKSMLKQLNADGSGSPKGDMLSTIHGLLSDKAYLIVLDDVWSTDDGWWERISGGLPVKEGHNSCIIITSRIKTVVKNMGVQDAQIHQPRYLNDEESWKLFCKVARVSEVDEQNTKLVEEGKEIVKKCGGLPLAIKTVGGLLSSEERSSIKWRRIRETFHEKLTSMGDNCSEGNGHVIASLQLSYDELPAFLKPCILCFLIYPENYEVDADQLIRLWVGEGFVSGNSTETVTESALKCLSELISRCLVEVAQRRNYDGSVYTCKVHDMVRDLTIKIAREEDFCSFDANRNHIADVGSRRLGVTQETKLSALRGNSKLRALLLTTTHYIGFNRKTELAKIKSLRVLDLSHARLDYVFVKDLWDWITSLKRLVCLSLRDVAQLLEVPNSIGKLLGLQVLILGECKDLKKLPTSIINLPRLIILDVGNCPSLRCLPQGFSKLSKLQELYGFKIAGTGKASGSHLAELKAVTELRVLQIDITEDSTIEDQELEILAQLEKLKILSINAGDCKDKNILSKLNKLSPPSSIEELYLKHYLGETTPAWINPRSLQQLQYLSVENSGIEKMNQEFWGDEEYKWDVKGLCLKFCQRLEVSWEELQSVMPEIRHLEVCQCNLLVSFPC is encoded by the coding sequence ATGTCTGCAATTTATGACAATTGGGAAAGGCTTGTTCGAGCCACCCTTCGCAGGGAGGACCTCCTGCTCAGTGCTCAAAGGACTCCCAGCGATATTTCTACAGTATCAGAATCACCCTCTTTTAATTTCTCTGACCCCTCTCACTCAGCTTCATCTTTCAACATCTCCAGCTCACTAGTTGGAGATTCTTTTACCTACCATCAAAATCTCCAAGCCACTAACTACATTAGTGGCTCCAATCTCATCAAGCACCGCAGCTCAAATGTTGGCCTTAAGGGTGCACTAGTGAGTGCGGTAGCTCAAGAACTGGTGAAAGAATTAGCTCTTGCAAACCAGGACCAAGGCCAATATGCCCTTCAATTTCCAACTCGGTTCAGAATTTTGGAGGAAGAGCTCAAGATTATGCAGGTTTTCATTTCTGAAGCAAGCAAGCTCAAAGAGAATCGAGAAACAGTCAGGACAGTCTTGCCTGTACTAAGGGAACTAATTTATGAAGCAGATGATTTGGTTCTCGATTCCAAGATTCGAGACGATTACCGAAAAATGAAGGGGGCTTCGGGCTTCTTTTTATATCTCTCTGAAATATATTTTCGCTATCAAACAGGAAAGAAGCTGACAGAAATCAACACCCGAATTAAACGTACGCGTGATAACTTGAAGTCTTATTACACCCCAAGTCAGCGTCCAAGTAGTCAAAATGGCAATGACACAGTGAGGCGTTGGACTGCGCCGGTTATCAACCAATCTGAAGTCGTCGGCCTAAAAGAAGATGCGGCGAAAGTAAGGGGCTGGATTCTTGGTCAGAATGAACCGCTGCTGCATCTTGCAATTGTGGGGCTGGGGGGTTTGGGTAAAACCACCCTTGCAAAAATGATCTACAGAGATGTGAACCTCAAGAGACGCTTCCAGGAGAAAATTTGGGTTTCATTTTCTCAACCTGTCAAAGAGGACGAAATCATGAAAAGCATGTTGAAGCAACTCAATGCAGATGGCAGCGGATCCCCTAAAGGCGACATGCTGAGTACAATTCATGGATTGCTTTCAGACAAAGCATACCTGATTGTCCTGGATGATGTTTGGAGCACTGATGATGGTTGGTGGGAACGGATCTCTGGTGGGCTACCCGTGAAAGAGGGCCACAACAGCTGCATTATCATCACATCAAGAATAAAGACGGTTGTCAAGAATATGGGAGTTCAGGATGCACAAATTCATCAACCCAGATATCTTAATGATGAAGAGAGCTGGAAATTGTTTTGCAAAGTTGCACGCGTGTCTGAAGTTGATGAACAAAACACCAAGTTagttgaagaaggaaaagaaattgttaaaaaatgtGGGGGCCTTCCCCTAGCAATCAAGACCGTCGGTGGTTTACTCTCATCAGAGGAGAGGTCTTCCATTAAGTGGAGGAGGATCCGCGAGACCTTTCATGAAAAGTTAACGAGTATGGGAGATAATTGTTCGGAGGGTAATGGGCATGTGATTGCCTCTCTGCAGCTAAGCTATGATGAGCTCCCTGCTTTCTTGAAGCCATGCATATTGTGCTTCTTAATTTATCCTGAGAATTATGAAGTGGATGCTGACCAACTGATTCGCTTGTGGGTAGGAGAAGGATTTGTCAGTGGCAATAGCACAGAAACTGTGACAGAATCAGCTCTCAAGTGTTTGTCAGAGCTTATCAGTCGGTGCCTGGTTGAAGTAGCTCAGCGAAGAAATTATGATGGAAGCGTCTATACCTGCAAGGTGCATGATATGGTTCGAGATTTGACAATTAAAATAGCAAGAGAAGAAGATTTCTGCAGCTTCGATGCAAATAGAAATCATATTGCTGATGTAGGCTCCCGTCGACTTGGAGTCACCCAAGAGACGAAGTTATCTGCCCTTCGAGGAAACTCAAAGCTCAGGGCATTACTTCTAACCACAACCCATTATATCGGTTTCAATAGGAAAACAGAGTTGGCAAAAATCAAGTCTCTCAGGGTATTGGACCTCTCACATGCCAGACTAGACTACGTTTTTGTGAAGGATCTTTGGGACTGGATCACTTCCCTTAAACGCCTAGTTTGTTTGAGCCTCAGAGATGTTGCACAATTGCTTGAAGTCCCAAACTCAATCGGCAAATTATTGGGCCTCCAAGTGCTGATTCTGGGAGAATGTAAGGATCTCAAAAAGCTTCCCACATCAATCATTAACCTTCCAAGATTAATTATCTTGGATGTTGGTAATTGCCCAAGTCTTCGGTGTCTACCACAAGGGTTTTCGAAACTTTCCAAACTCCAGGAGCTGTATGGATTTAAGATAGCTGGTACTGGGAAAGCTTCTGGTTCCCACCTTGCAGAGCTGAAGGCTGTGACTGAACTTCGTGTCCTGCAGATAGACATAACTGAAGACAGCACTATTGAGGATCAGGAATTGGAGATCTTAGCACAGCTAGAGAAACTAAAGATTTTGTCGATCAATGCAGGTGATTGCAAAGATAAGAACATTTTAAGCAAGTTGAATAAATTGTCACCCCCTTCTTCCATTGAGGAACTGTATCTGAAGCATTATCTTGGAGAAACTACGCCAGCATGGATTAATCCCAGGTCACTTCAACAACTGCAGTATCTTTCTGTGGAGAACTCAGGAATAGAAAAGATGAACCAAGAATTTTGGGGAGATGAAGAATATAAATGGGATGTCAAAGGGTTGTGTTTAAAGTTCTGCCAAAGACTTGAGGTGTCATGGGAAGAATTGCAATCAGTAATGCCTGAGATCAGACACCTGGAGGTCTGCCAATGCAACTTGCTGGTTTCATTTCCTTGTTAA